The following DNA comes from Croceicoccus sp. YJ47.
CCGAAGGGGCCGAACGGCTCGAACAGATCGTCGCCGACGATTGCGCGCCCGAACGCCGCGAAGAGGCGATGAAAACCGCCCGCCGCCTGCGCCGCGCGACGGAGACCAGCCGCAGCATCGGCGACTGATACCCCGTCTGCGCGTTCCCTGCCCTACCGGCGGGTCAGCGCATCCTCGGACTGTGCCATAAGGTCTGCCAGAATGGTCGCGACCGGCTCCTCCGCCGTGACCATGCCGACCGACTGCCCCGCCATGAGCGAGCCGTTCTCCACATCGCCGTCGATCACCGCGCGGCGCAGCGCGCCCGCCCAGTAATGCTCGATCTGCAATTGCGCCTCCGCCATTTCGAGGCCTTCTGTATCCAGCATGCCGGCCACTTCGCGCTGTTTCGTGGTGAACGCCTCGGTGCCCTTGTTCTTCAACGCGCGCACCGGAATGACCGGGAGCCGCGCGTCGAGCTGCACGCTCGCCACCGCGTCGCGGGCATTGGCGCGGAAAAACGCCTTCTTGAAATCGGGATGGGCGATCGATTCGGTGGCGCAGGCAAAGCGCGTGCCAAGCTGCACGCCCGCCGCCCCCATTTCGAGATAGCCTGCCATCGCCTCCCCCCGGCCAATGCCGCCCGCCACGAAGACGAGGTGATCGCCCGATAGCGAGGGCAGGAATTCCTGCGCCAGCACGCTGGTCGAGACAGGGCCGATATGGCCGCCTGCCTCCATCCCCTCGATCACCATGGCGTCGGCGCCGGAACGCAGCAATTTCTTCGCCAGCGCGAGCGTCGGGGCAAAGC
Coding sequences within:
- a CDS encoding nitronate monooxygenase family protein, which translates into the protein MSDFVKTAALMRRGADFLGSEYAIMCGAMSWVSERNLVSAMSNAGGFGVIACGAMTPELLDAEIAATKAMTDRPFGVNLITMHPDIMALIDVCAGHGVGHVVLAGGLPPKGSVEAIKASGAKVICFAPTLALAKKLLRSGADAMVIEGMEAGGHIGPVSTSVLAQEFLPSLSGDHLVFVAGGIGRGEAMAGYLEMGAAGVQLGTRFACATESIAHPDFKKAFFRANARDAVASVQLDARLPVIPVRALKNKGTEAFTTKQREVAGMLDTEGLEMAEAQLQIEHYWAGALRRAVIDGDVENGSLMAGQSVGMVTAEEPVATILADLMAQSEDALTRR